The sequence CTCCCCTTTCAGAACCGAGGTGGTTGTCCGCGAGgttcccctgcctgcctgggacACCTTCCCCGGCCTTGGGTTCCCTCAccctggctgtgcagggctCTGGGGCAGAGGTCCAGGGCTGCGGGAGGAGGGGAACCGGGGATTGCACATCTCGGGGAAAGGCTTTATTCTGGAGAAGCATCAAGTCATGAGTTGAGGACCAGCTTAGCCAATTGCTTTGGTGTTTCTCTTGAAATGGGAGCTGTTAGTCTTGCATGTTTAGGAGACAGTTGTGGTTTAGGAACCTAGTTTAGTAGAAACGCTGCCTTAAACGGGCAcaactgctgctgttgtgctgcCTCTACTCCCAGGGATTTAATTGGTTGGCCACACACTAGCAATAACATGGAGCTTTGCTCTCACCACCCTCCCTGGATGCTCAACTCTCATCTGTGCTTTCAAGCTTGACTTCTGTCCAAAGTGCATTATGAAGCTCAACCTGGGGGCTGCAGACtgcaccccccctccccaaaccagcTTGATTTTTCTGCAAGATATGATTTAATTTGAGAACAAAAGATGTGGCTTAAAAGGGCAGACTTGGGGGGCTTGGCTCAGGCATACCTACCTCTTCTCTCTGTAATGCGGTAGAGCGTGTTTGTTTTGCGCGTTCTTCCCAGCCCCCCTCTGCATTGTGTTTTACATCCATAGATGTCAGTACTCCGccactggaaattattttatgagtGAGGAAGGGAAGAGCTTCTATGAGAGTCCTGGTTCGCTTCAGGCTCCCAGACAGTGATTCAtccctttggggtttttttttgttttgttttgtttgtttttacatcCTGACTTGCGAATGTAAGAAATCAAATCCCAAAGCGCTCAGTAGAATGGCTGAAATTTCCCAGCCTGGAGTCTACAGACCTCATCACTGTGGTGGTTTTTATATCTGTATCTCAAAGTGTCTTTGGTAAACTAGCCTCGTTGAGTGTGTGTCCGATGGGACCTCGCAGAGCCAGGGATGGGTTGTTACTAGACACGTGGGACTGTCACCCCAGCTCTGGTCACTTGGGAACTCTGCTGCCGCCTGCCTGGGATGCGTGCCTGTTGCTTGAAGGATGTCGTcttaatttctcattaaaatgacACAGAGCCACAGGGCAACAGCCACCGACTTGGGCATGCTTCTTCAGGAGGACCACCCGCACTACTTCCCCCCTATGTGGCTCTCATGGCCTTAACCCTCAGGACTGCCCCTGCAGTACACACAAGCTTCTCCATGACGCTGTCTTAAAGCACAAACAACACGGccgggagctgctctgcagctatGTGCGTGTCAGTCAcggcagggacagcagcagctctggagcacGTGTCTCAAGTCCACAGCACGGAGACAGGCCCAGGCTTTGTCCCCTGTGGCACCAACCAGCCTTTCTAAAGTGAGGGAGCCAGCGCAGGAGCTGGATCTGCACCTTCCTGCCCTTCGCTGCCTGCCAGGCTCTGGCCTGGGCTGTCCCGGGCAGCGAGGGCAGGCTCTTGCCCCATGGGGTCAGACCTGCCTGTTTTGTTGGCGTTGTCTGCGTGAACACAAAGGACCAAAGATACTCCTGACATTCCTCAGCATCTGGAACGGCCTGGGCatcccaggccaggctggaagctggcaggagctgctttgTCTCTGCCTGCTGGGGACTGCTCATGCTGGGATGGAACACTTGGCAGGAGGGACGGAGGGGAGGCTGAGCTGATCAATAAAATAAGCTGAAGCATTTtgatctgaattattttttcttttaaataaaacaaatacatataagccttattcagcgctgggctgtggcagcctgggcaggcagTGGCATCTGTGCTGCTCGGTACCCACAGGGAATTACcttgctgaaggaaaagcagcttttgtgCTCTTCTGAGCTTtgctcctcccagctgctggggcacaggAGGGGAGGCCGCTGCCCGGCTGCTGCCCTCCCGTTGCCTCATAGACGGGACTGGCCCGGGGAGGAAAACCTCGGGTGTGACGTTTGGgggatgcagcagctgcagcagctgcagcagaggcactgctggagcagggggctggagcagggctgggagctgccacccccacacacaccgCGGGGGGCTGCCTTCGCCgggccagggagctggggggggtcgGTCCCTGCCCTACGAGCCCTCGGCACCCCCGGGCTGGCGGCAGCAGAGCCCGGCAGCGCCGCGCCACCCGGCTGTCATTAAGCACAAACCAGGTCGCCGctgcagagattttatttttcgCGAAGCGTCTCCGGGCCGTGGGGCCGCCACCGCCGTCGTCATGTCGCCTTCGCCTGCAAAGAGCCGCGGTTCAGGCCGGACCGGGGCCGCCGCAgccgggcccggggccgccgcagccgggcccggggccgcctccccttccccgccgggcccAGGACGTACCGCCCGGGAGAAGCAATCCTGCAGCGCCCGGAACTCCTGCAGGCAGGTGTCCCGCCGCAGctccgccggccccgccgccgccgccgccacgcACCGTCCGTAGGCCGCCGCCTGCGGGGAACGACGCGGAAGGGGAGCGGGACGCCGGGCTCGCCGGGCCCTCCCCAGccggagcccccccggccccgccggccccacCTGCTCCCCGCAGCCCGCCAGCAGCGCGGGGAAGCGCCGCAGCCGCGCCCGCGCCCGCAGCCACACGCCGCGGCCCGACATCGCCGCTGCCGCCTCACCGCCTGGGCGCCGCCATGGCGGGGCAGCCGGGATTGGTCGCTCGCCACGCTCGTCAAAGCATCCGCTCTCCTATTGGGTGCCGACGGACTCCCGCCTCCCTGGCTCGTCGATAGGTGGAGCGGTGCGCTCCGACCTCCATGGTTCTCTGATTGGGTGGCGGCTGAAGGCCGGCCCCTCGGCGCACTCGGGTTGGTCGGGTCGGCCTGGTCAAAGCGCGGGTTGGTCACACGCGGCACACAGCTCCCGCCCGCCTGCTGATTGGTGGCTTGTGGCGGGCAGGTCTGATTGGCGGCGGTGCCGGTTGTTTACTTCCCGTCTCCCGCCCTTTTGCCGCCGGCGTCAACATTGCAAGACACTTCCGCCCGGAGCTCCGCCCCCTCTCCGGTGATTGGTCGAGCTGCAGCGTTTCTCACTCTCATTGGTGAACAGCGCCTTCGGGGGGCGGAGCCACGAGGCAGCTgccgggcagggccggcgcCGGGAGTGTCATGGCGGCGCCGTTGAGAGACCGGTTGAGTTTTCTGAGCCGGGTACGGGCCGGACAGAGagccgggggggcgggcgggcttCCCGGGGGCCTGACGTCATTCCTCCACCTGTGGCGTTACGTCCACACCTTCCACTCTCCCACCTGCCGCGCTGCCGGAGCCCGGCGCCCCTCAGCCCCTGCCCGACCCTCCCGCCCTGAGCTCACAGCCGTGACGCCATTTACTGAGCGGGCTGTGACGTCAGCGCGGTGCCGCGGCCTcaccgggggcggggggggggctgccgtGGCCCCGTGCCGCGCCGGCGGGCCgtgcccggggctgccccggggatCGGGCTCCCCTCACGCcgcccctcctccccccagctgccGGTGCTGCTGAGAGGCACGGCAGACGACGACGTCCCCTGCCCCGGGTACCTCTTTGAGGAGATCGCCAGTATCCTtccgggggccgggcgggggtcccgcggggccggggggaggaGGTGCCGGTAACCGGTGGGGGGCTGCGGTGCCAGCTGGGGGGGCGCAGGATCCCTAACGGCCGCCCCAGAGATCTCCCACGAGTCGCCCGGCAGCAGCCAGTGCCTGCTGGAGTACCTGCTGCGCcggctgcagagcagctcctgccgCGTCAAGCTGAAGGTGGGTTGGTGGGGGCGGCCACCACAGGGCTCCCCCCGGCCGGGGTCCCGCTGTCGGGGCTATGGGCCAGAgcaggggggctggcagggcagccgTGCCTTCACCTTCTCACCCCGTACCCGCAGGTGCTGAAGATCCTGCTGCACACATGTGCCCAGGGCTCCCCCCAGTTTGTCCTGCAGCTGAAGCGGAACGCCTGCTTCATCCGGGAGGCAGCAGGTAACGGGGCGAGGAGCAGGGGcactggggcaggagaggggagagtggccctgcctggtgctgggacacccagcctggctggggcagagcaccCAGGGTGGCTCCCGCCCGTGGGGGCTGCTCcagaggctgagagctggccagggctgggatCCTGCCCCATGTTGCCTCACGCCTGGGAGCCGAGCATCCTGCAGCCCTCCCGACCTTGTGCCTTGCAGTGTTCACTGGGCCCCCAGACCCTCTCCATGGCAACAGCTTGAACCAGAAGGTCCGGGCAGCCGCACAGGTGAATGAAGGCCCGGCTCCCACTGTGCCCAGTGGGCTGCCTGGgccctgcctggagcagcagggcagctctgcctcccagaCCCCCACCTCAGGGCCCAGCCGCAGTGCCCACCCTCCTCAGCTCTCTGCCCACACTCCTCACTCTCCTGGCAGGACTTGGCCAGCATTCTCTTTTCGGACGCgccactgccccagcctgctgcactgcctgccCGTTCCCTGCCTCCCGTGGGTAAGTGTGGGCCCCTCACAGCCCTGTCACCTCCGATGGGCCATGCTGGCAGTGCCGAGACGGTCTCTTCGGCTGGAGCTGTGGGTGCACAGAGGGTCTGGTGGCCAAGGGGGCTGTTGGGGGtcagggcagggtgctgcaaGCCCTGATGATGGGTGCCTGGCTGCTTCCTCTGCCCCACTGCGGGCCCCGGCACTGCTTGCTGGGGATGTCCCACAGCTCTGGCCGGACCAGGCTGCAGGGTACTGTGTCAAAGGGAAAAGCATGCCTGGGGGAGTGTGGAGATgctgccctgcaccccagctcctCCCGACCGTCCCAGGCGCGCGCTCGTGCTTGtaggggaggaggagcagtaGTGGAGGGTGACCCCAAACACCTGTGCTCCCTCTGAACGTGCCTTGTGCCTCCCCCAGGCAtgggctccagccccagcccctgcagctcctTGCAAGGATTTGGCTTCAGCAGCGAGAAAAATGTCTCCAGTaagtcctggctgtgccctcgCCTGGCGTTGCCCCTCACTGCATGTGGGACCCTGCTTCGTACTGCCCTGCCTGTGCACTATGATGCCGCAGCCCCGGGGGTCCTGCCCAGGGTTAGACCAGTTCCCAGCGTTCAGAGCCACCCAGCCTGGTTGCCGGCCCTCTCGGCGGGTGTTTCTCTCTTGGCGGGTGTTTCTGggcagctcagagcagagctgtgcgGCACCCTTTGCTCTGTGCAGCTCTTCCCTTGCCCAAGCCATCTGAGGTAGGGGGTGGCGGCTGGCAGTGGGGGGCTCTGCTGGGTCTTTCCCTGCTGGGAGGTGTGGCAGGGTCCTGGGAGGTCACCTTATGCCCTGTGTGTGTCCTGGTAGCTCCCAGGTGTTTCTCACCCTCTTTGTCCAGCCAGAAGTCTGGGCTGTGCCTGGAAtctggctgccagggctgctctgctggcaggtCCCTGCTGTTCCCTTGTGATGCCCTACAGGGTGGTGGGTGCTCAGGGGCTGCACCCCCGGCAGGCACCTGACCCCATGGCCTTTCCCCAGCTTCGAAGGGGGAAGCCCTGATCAGCACCATCCAGCGAGCAGCCGAAGCGGTGGCCCACGCCGTCCTCCCCTCCCCGGAGGGGCCCCGGCCTTGCCACAGGGAGCTCCACGAGGACGCCTACCAGCCCGTGAGAGCCCCCTCACCGGCCAGGAGCCCGGCTGGGACTGTGAAGCCaccagcagccactgcagcccACAGCACCCGAGGTAGGTCCCCCCACCATGGGCctggagcagtgctggctgcGCGGGGGCTGGTGGGGTCCCGGGGCTGGTCTGGGGGTCAGTgcctcactgctgctgtccctgcagtgAGCCACCAGCCGGGGCTGGCCGGGGGCGGCTGGGAGGAGGCAGACAGTGGGCACAGCTCCCAGGACTCCTCGCAGGGGAACGGCGAGCTGAGCCGCACCTCGGACTCCTGCAGCAAATCGGGCAGCGACAGCCAGTCCGGGGCCAGCCGGGAGCTGGCCCATGTGGCTGAGAGGTGAGAGTGGGGCCATGGGGGCTTCCTTTCCCCCAGGACCTCCTGAGGTGCTTCCCTGGTCTCCAGGAATGGTGCCCATGTTTCCCACAGTGTTACTGTGGGGTtctctggtgctgctggctgtgttCCCCCCGGGATATTTGGTATCCCAGCCTtgttgcccatgggtgggcAGAGCCATGGGCACGGGAGCTCCTGCTTGGAGGGGGGGATTCCTGCCCACTGGAGGGTGGCGGGGTCTGCGCTGGGAccccaggagggagcagggctggccccTGGCCCCACTGAGGCATCTCCCTGAGCAGGGTGGATGCTGACAGCCTGGGCGACTGCGTGCAGGAGGTGAGCCTTGTGTCGGCGCTGACCCGCGGTGCCAGGGTCTTCCTCACCGGGGAGGAAGCACAGCACTTCGTCAAGGAGTGAGTACCCGAGACAGACGCTCCCTGGGACcgtggggctgggtggggagCACTGCAGCGGCTCTGGGGAGCAGCCTGAGCCCTTCTCATGCCCCTGGCTGCCATGGCCCAGACCTCCAGGGCTAAAATGCTGCCAggccggggggctgcctgctcccGGCTGGCTTCTGGTGTGGCTGGCATGGCTGTGACCCCTGTCCCTTGGCCAGGTGCGGGCTGCTGAACTGCGAGGTGGTGCTGGAGTTGCTTGGCCGTGCGCTGGAGGACCCCAGTGACACCGTCCGCATGGTGAGTGCAGGGCTGCCTGGCACGCCAGCATGTGCCCATGGTGCTGCCCGCCGGGTCTGTGCTGCTGCGGgtgcaggggtgggggcagaaGCGGTGCCGAGCCGCGGTGTTTGGGtgcctgcccagctcagccGCACTCTTCTGCCCACAGCGGTCCATGTGCGCCATCTCGTCCCTCATGTGCTCCGACCTGCTCTCCCTGGAGCAGATCCTCGCCGGCACAcggcagcacctgcagcagctcagccacgGCAGCCCCGGTCCTGTTGCCAACCGGGCAACAAAGGTGACTCCTGGGGCGTCCCCGTGCCCtctccctggggtggggggctcctGCCAGGCTTCCCTGTCCTGGGGGGCACCCAGCTCCTGGGAACAGTTCTGTGCGTGTCCCAGAGGGGTGGGAATGGTCCGTCTGTCCCAGGAGCAGGAAGCTTGGGGGGTGTGATGCTCCCTCCCCTGGggccaaggctgagccctgGGCGGGGACACCGGGAATGCTCTCGGGGACAGTCTCTCTGCTTGGGAAAGGTGCCAGCGCCGGGTGGGGAGCGGGGCTCTCACCCCCACCTGTCCCACTGCTCTCCCCCCAGATCCTGCGGCAGTTCGAGGCACTCTGCAGTGGCCAGACCCCCCCGACGGCGTGCCCAGGTGCGGAGCCCCGCGCCCTCGCCCTGGTCTCAGCCCCGGGCACCGGTGACCTGCTGGCGGGCATCGCCCCCCTGGGCGGCGAGAGCATCCTCACCCCGCTGAGCCCGGTCTCGCCGCCCGCGGCAGCGGAGACCCCCGCGCAACGCGGGGCCGCGGGACCGGGCTGTACCTGCGGGGGGCCTGGGGACACGGCGGGTGCCGCTgagcccccccgcagcccgtCCCTCTTCGCGGGCATGGAGCTGGTGGCACGGCCGGGCGCAGAGCGGGGCCCCCCCGAGCCGGTGCCGCCGCAGCCGCGGGGCGCACGGGCGGGCGTCGGCAGCCGCGGGCAGCGCTCGGCCTTCGCCTTCCTCAACATGTAGCTGCTGGGgggccccggggggctgcggggctgcgccCACCCGCGGGGCCGGTCCTGCCATGGCCCCCCCGGGGCTCCCTGCGGGTGGGCAgctgcccccacccccggcTCGGCAGGGACAGGGGCCCCacgccccccagctccccttcAGCACCGATCAGAGCAGCCCCCCCAGAGGCGAGGGGAGGGAGCTccccgggggcgcggggggggtTACAGCGTCCCTCCCACGGGCTGTGCTGCCCGGGGCCCTCGGTATCCCGGGGGAGGGGCGCGGCTGCGGCACCCCCCGCTTGgcggggctgagctgggggcgGGTTGGGGACCCCGGCAGAACCGGGGGGGGTCCTGCGTGACCCGCGGCCGCCAGCCCGCAgcggctgtggggctggggggggaacaCGCCGTCCCAGTGGGGCCGGGACCCACCAATAAACCCCACAGTCGAGTCTGGGAACGTGTGGCTGCTTCCTGCGCCggtgctgagccccacagcGGAGCCCGCCCCACAGCTGCCGCTGCCCACGCCGCCGGGGGCAAGTCCCGCTCCTCCCGGAGGCTCCGCCCCTCTTTCTTCCTGGCTCCGCCCCTCACCGCCCAGGGATTCGCTCCTCCCTAGGCTCCGCCCCCCCTACCTGCCCCCTCTCCATCCCCTTCGACGCTTTAGCCTATCCCCGCTCTCCTCCTTGTCCCGCCCCTGGCCTCCCATTGGTTTCTGTCTCCTCCCGCCCCgacggcggggcggggccgggcgcgaGGCGGCGGTAGGctgcgggcgcggggcggcctcatgggggaactggggctgggggctctgcgggggggcggggtgggggccGGGTGAGGCCCCTCGGCAGGTCCCGGGGGGCTGCGCGTCCCCGTCATCCTCCTCTGGGCCCTTCTTGCTGCTTGGAGCGCCTCACCCGTGGGGCTTGTACTGCGTGGGGCTTGGAGGGCTTGGGCTTGGGGCCTGGGCCTTGGGGGTCTGGGCTTGGGGCTGAGTCCCGAGGGGTCTGGGGCATGGGCCTGGCAGTCCTGAGGGGGCTGGGGTCCTGGGCCTGGGTGTCTTGGTGCTGGGGGCATGAGCCTGGGGAGCTTGAGGCTGGGtcctgagggggctgggggcttgggCCATGCTGTCCTGGGCCTGGACTCTGGGCCTGAGCCCTCTTTTCCCCGTGTGACTGGCGGTTTCCATCGAGAGCCTTTTGTTTACCTGGGCTCTTGGTGCCCGAGGCATTGCCAAGGTCTCCGCTGGAGGCCCAAGCGGGGCGTgaagccagccctgccagggaggacAGGTTTAGGGGTGGTTTGGGTAGCAGCATGTAAAGCAATAAAGTGGTGTTGCAGTGGCATTTGCTTGGGACCAGTGACAGCACCTGGCTtggtgctgtggcaggggggaATACAAAAGGGTAATGTGGGGAGCGTGTTGCCTCCCAAGCTGGGAAGGGGGCTCAGCTCTCCCTGTGCCCGCAGAGAGGGCACAGCCGCTTCTTGGCAGACATTAGGAGTGCTTGGTGAGGAGAGGGTCCCTTGGGAGCTGCCCAGTTGCTTCTTCAGTATCCCTGCCCGATGCAGGGCGCTGGGTGAGCCGAACATCCCGCCTTAGCAGAAGGGGCCATTCTGAGTTTGTGTGATCCTCTGCAGCCACAGTGTGTGGAGTGAAGGAGCCTGGTGTGGGGAGTGGGGCTTTTCTCTGTCTTAACTCATCTGCTGGCCTTGAAGCAAGCATCCCAGCCCATAAATGGGGTAGCAAGATCTGGGATGGCGAGGGCATTAGTTCAAAGCAGTGAGGAGACAGCTGCTGGTGTGGGGCAGTGAGTTCATCTGGAGCCTCTCTAGGCCTTGTGTTCAGGGTATTTGGCATGTGGAAATACAGAAGAAGGTGTTTTGTCCTGTTTGAAAACAGTTTACGgttctgtgtgcatgtgtttgtagGGGAGCAGAGGGTGTGGATTCCTTACCGCACAAGGCTGGATGCGCTCTCTGTGCCTTCACTTCTCCATCTGCACTGTGCTTCCAGAGCCCCTTCTTTCTGCTCAAGCATGAAGAGCGCCCgcagcagctcctccttccAGGGTGCTGGTTCTAAGGGGAGTGTGGATCTAAGCTTGACTGGCCTCCCTGTGCCGGTCTTGCGGCGTCCCAGCAGTGCCTCTCCTGCCAAGCACATGGTGCGCTCTGTCTCGGTCACCACTGATGGCAAACCAAAGAGGAACACTCTGGTGAGTCCTGGGCAGGAGAGGTCCTTcatccctcctgctgcttgGGGCAGGGAGGCACGTGTGCACAGGCTATGGGATGCCTCAGTGCAcacctgctctgctggctgTCTAACGCAGGCTGTGCTGATCCTGGAGGCTGAGCTTTGAAGCCCAGCCTGGGGTGGGATGTGGCACTGGGGAGGGCCCTGGCTCCCCCCAGGAGCATGTAGCATGGCTGTGTGTTTATAGAGAACAACTGCAGAACCTTTGGGAGGGGAGATGTGGGCTGGTCCAGGTGCTGgttggagctgcagctctgggtgctgcaGTGCCGCATGCTCTCTCCAAATCCGATTGTCCTCAACAATCAGCTGCTTGTTAGGTCTCTTCTCAAAGCTTTAATGTTTGCTGAAGAGCCAGTAGGGAAGCATCAGGCTTCGCTCTGTTCCCTTTGTTGCGCTTCACCTCCCTGCGCTGATTTCCTTCTGGAAACTCCCGAGTTCCTGGTACCTTCTGCTGGATGCTGTGGCACTTTCAGGCCCAGCCTGCTTCTTGCTGAGCACCTTGTGTTGCTGCCAGggtcagcagagctggggactTGGCTTCTCGCTGGGTGTGGGTTTCTGTGAGTGTTTTTTCAGCAGAGTGAATGAGCCCCGGGCACTTACTGGGCCCCGTTAAGAACCAGTAGCAGAGAGTCTCTTTGCTGAGTAATCCCTGCTACCTTGGCAGCCTTCCTTTGCGCTTGCTCCCAGGGCAAGTAACGAGCAGGGCCCTCCTCGGCTGGGGAGCTCACACAGACACGTTCctgctggctcagcagcagcagcgtgggaGCCCAAGAGGGAACAAGGTGTCATTGCACTCTGCCTCAAGGAGAGGCTCACAGCCGCGGGGGTATCAGAAACATTCTggcagggggtggaggggtAGCACCACCAGCAGTGCTATTTTAGGATGCCTGACTTACGGGGGAGCCTGCCTAGGCCGGGCATCCCAGTTCCGCCTGCCTGTGCTTGTCCTTAACATGGTTGCTGAATTCAGCGCTCTCCTCCACAGGGGGATGCGGGATCCCGGGCAATGAACAACCTCCGGAGGTCCAACAGCACCACGCAGGTTAACCAGCGGGTGAACAGCACGTGCAGGTACAGCTCCAGCCACCAGCATGTGTCTGTCCCATGGATGCATGTGAAAACCCGCACATCCCTCTGACCTGCCTTGTCTTGTGAGGGAACCAGAGCCTTTCAGAAATGTACATTGAGCTCCGTCATATGCACCGGGGGTTATAATCTGGCCTTGAAAAGCCAAGGTCTGGGGTTTTGTTAGggtttgttgtttcttttgagGGGAGATCACTTGATTAGGATTTGGGGAAATAGAGTGTATTTCTGTGGCTGGGAAGCCTCTGtcacaaaagaaaatctaattCCAAGGGACAAAACCGTTCCATTACCACATCTCTTCATGGACCCTCTGGACTGTAGCTGGGTTGTGTTAGGAGACAAAAGTTCTCCTTCTGTCTCCAGTGACCTCCTAGGGCTGTCTGAATCGTGATCTTCTGTTCTCTTGCTGCCCTGTGCCCATCCCTTTAATATATTCTATTGCCACGCATCATGCTGAAATCTAAAGCTCTGTGTAAAAAGATATCATTCATAGATTTCATGGCTGTGTAATGATCCTCcatccctttcctcccccaTGCCACGGTGGCAGGTGCTAGGTGTGCCTCAGCTCTATGCTGTGTGTGGTGTTAGTGCCCTGCTGCGATCAGagtgtgtcatggtttaaccccagccagcaactaagtaccatgcagctgctcactcgctcccccaggctgcccacagtgggatggggaggagtatcaggaaaaggtaaaacccatgggttgagataagaacagtttaataattgaaataataacaataataattgtaatcaagaggagagagaggaataaaacccaaagggaaaaaaaccccaagtgatgcacaacagTTACTCACCCCCTGCTGagcaatgcccagccagtccctgagcagcgatcagcagcccccagccaattcccccagtttatatactgggctCTATGGTGTGGGATATCcctgtggctggttctggtcggctgtcctggctctgctccctcccagcttcttgtgcccctcctcactggcagagcatgggaaactgagaagtccttgacttggggtaagcattacttagcaacaactaaaacatcggCGTGTTATCGAagttattctcatactaaatccagaACGcggcactgtaccagctactaggaggaaaattaactctatcccagctgcaACGAGGACAGCGTGCTTCTCGCTG comes from Falco naumanni isolate bFalNau1 chromosome 1, bFalNau1.pat, whole genome shotgun sequence and encodes:
- the NDUFAF8 gene encoding NADH dehydrogenase [ubiquinone] 1 alpha subcomplex assembly factor 8, encoding MSGRGVWLRARARLRRFPALLAGCGEQAAAYGRCVAAAAAGPAELRRDTCLQEFRALQDCFSRAAKAT
- the TEPSIN gene encoding AP-4 complex accessory subunit tepsin, whose translation is MAAPLRDRLSFLSRLPVLLRGTADDDVPCPGYLFEEIAKISHESPGSSQCLLEYLLRRLQSSSCRVKLKVLKILLHTCAQGSPQFVLQLKRNACFIREAAVFTGPPDPLHGNSLNQKVRAAAQDLASILFSDAPLPQPAALPARSLPPVGMGSSPSPCSSLQGFGFSSEKNVSTSKGEALISTIQRAAEAVAHAVLPSPEGPRPCHRELHEDAYQPVRAPSPARSPAGTVKPPAATAAHSTRVSHQPGLAGGGWEEADSGHSSQDSSQGNGELSRTSDSCSKSGSDSQSGASRELAHVAERVDADSLGDCVQEVSLVSALTRGARVFLTGEEAQHFVKECGLLNCEVVLELLGRALEDPSDTVRMRSMCAISSLMCSDLLSLEQILAGTRQHLQQLSHGSPGPVANRATKILRQFEALCSGQTPPTACPGAEPRALALVSAPGTGDLLAGIAPLGGESILTPLSPVSPPAAAETPAQRGAAGPGCTCGGPGDTAGAAEPPRSPSLFAGMELVARPGAERGPPEPVPPQPRGARAGVGSRGQRSAFAFLNM